One part of the Coprobacter tertius genome encodes these proteins:
- a CDS encoding fibronectin type III domain-containing protein: protein MKFNRHTYRKFGVIALGCLMFHGVADAAAPTGVKGRSFTPNSVKLIWTGSEDATEYWVQRSSDGTTFQRVAIVPAGTEFYIDETVSASAPYLYRVVGRKGGISETSDAVGVATLKLPNLSAITADVSGKITSQYAGLNNNENTSKLIDGSVDTKYLFNKNSGWVKYEFPQGAVVTQYSIVSGNDASERDPKNWVLEGSNDNSTWSELDSRNYIAFPGRKAKLHYAISNTKSYKYYRLNIKSNNGGSMTQMAEFTLYADCEITRNDAVPATPSNFKFLSEMSSNGEVQIMPSSNQIILTWSDASDNEDYFVIERSTDNATWDWSTTVDRDNTRYRAVCLTPETHYYFRIKAVNDIGSSDWVSTDATTMNNIPAETINEDWDVHRATLRLQYYDDDIAIYYDDDMDKSITWPKEVFGDIWRYCKKVYGDYSDPRLEVYFHAGKYSGGHPSTWSRADHHYKNILDLGTGAGTNEAWQSYGGNNLDLPVHEIGHIMEGASLHVHGSPERVVWGDSKYAEIFNYDVYVGCGLTDQAERWKKMQMENNDSSTPAPGIYWFRDFYYPIYSQYGGSKLLADFFVYMKKLIPQKNGDYTRDMNMGEFIHCYSAAAGVNLKSQATVAFGWKDEWEFQLTKAQAECPFDYKDPDGNVMEGGAGSASIDANSAENGVENLFDKNEKTFYEATRTSEGETFDIFFSSVKPVILSGYSLTCGSGTLTPPADWTLSVSEDGEQWKVVDTQSGQIFSKAYEEKSYDVTVGDAAYNKFKLSISKLRLGNKITLSEWELRGTLKNIPTAPVGLKLTEETDGLLLQWSDYSIVNDAYVVESSTKAAEGFGELAKLNANQMSYLDTNPLEEDATRYYRVKALGGEAESEYSDVVSTEILGIDGTVTDDADFRKLDEFPGNRVYIYNINGSVVYSGSMTYAKWLQFIQGESGLSGIYLYQIILNSSQAPMYGKIKTIK from the coding sequence ATGAAATTTAATAGACATACGTATCGGAAATTCGGAGTTATAGCTCTCGGATGTCTGATGTTTCACGGGGTTGCGGATGCCGCAGCTCCGACGGGTGTAAAGGGACGGTCTTTTACGCCGAATAGTGTTAAACTTATCTGGACTGGAAGCGAAGATGCGACTGAGTATTGGGTACAACGTTCGAGCGATGGAACCACATTCCAAAGAGTCGCTATCGTGCCGGCTGGAACAGAATTTTATATCGATGAAACAGTAAGTGCTTCTGCACCATACTTATATCGTGTTGTAGGTCGTAAAGGCGGTATTTCCGAAACTTCGGATGCAGTTGGTGTCGCAACATTGAAGTTACCGAATTTGAGTGCTATTACGGCAGATGTATCTGGAAAAATCACCTCTCAATATGCCGGGTTGAATAATAATGAAAATACTTCTAAACTGATTGATGGTTCTGTAGATACGAAATATTTGTTTAATAAAAATTCGGGTTGGGTAAAATATGAGTTTCCTCAAGGTGCCGTTGTAACTCAGTATTCTATTGTATCGGGGAATGATGCTTCTGAACGTGATCCTAAAAATTGGGTTTTGGAAGGTTCAAATGATAATTCTACTTGGAGCGAATTAGATTCGAGAAATTATATTGCATTCCCGGGGCGCAAGGCAAAACTGCATTATGCTATCTCAAATACGAAGTCGTATAAATATTATCGTTTGAATATTAAAAGCAATAACGGTGGTTCGATGACGCAGATGGCGGAATTTACATTGTATGCTGATTGCGAAATTACCCGTAATGACGCGGTTCCTGCTACTCCCTCAAATTTTAAATTCTTGAGTGAAATGAGTAGTAACGGAGAAGTTCAGATTATGCCTTCGAGTAATCAAATCATTTTAACATGGAGTGATGCTTCGGATAATGAAGACTATTTTGTTATCGAACGGTCGACCGATAATGCAACATGGGATTGGTCTACCACCGTCGATCGGGATAATACTCGGTATCGCGCTGTTTGTTTGACTCCTGAAACCCATTATTATTTCCGTATTAAAGCGGTAAACGATATCGGTTCGTCTGACTGGGTTTCGACAGATGCTACGACAATGAATAACATTCCTGCGGAAACTATAAATGAAGACTGGGATGTTCATAGAGCTACTTTAAGATTACAGTATTACGATGATGACATTGCTATTTATTATGACGACGATATGGATAAGTCGATTACCTGGCCGAAAGAAGTATTCGGTGATATCTGGCGATACTGTAAAAAAGTTTATGGGGATTATAGTGACCCGCGTCTCGAAGTATATTTTCACGCCGGCAAGTATTCCGGAGGACATCCTTCTACCTGGAGTCGTGCCGACCATCATTATAAAAATATCCTTGACTTAGGTACAGGTGCCGGAACCAATGAAGCATGGCAGAGTTATGGCGGTAATAACCTCGATTTACCGGTACATGAAATAGGTCATATCATGGAAGGAGCATCGTTGCATGTACATGGTTCTCCCGAACGTGTGGTATGGGGAGATAGTAAATATGCCGAAATATTTAATTATGACGTATATGTAGGTTGTGGGCTTACTGATCAGGCCGAGCGTTGGAAAAAAATGCAGATGGAAAATAACGATAGCTCTACCCCGGCTCCCGGAATATACTGGTTCCGTGATTTCTATTATCCTATTTATTCTCAGTATGGGGGGAGTAAATTACTGGCCGATTTTTTTGTTTACATGAAGAAACTGATTCCTCAGAAAAACGGAGATTATACTCGTGATATGAATATGGGTGAATTTATTCATTGTTACAGTGCCGCTGCAGGAGTAAATCTGAAAAGTCAGGCTACCGTTGCTTTTGGTTGGAAAGATGAATGGGAATTTCAGTTGACAAAAGCTCAGGCTGAATGTCCATTCGACTATAAAGATCCAGATGGTAATGTAATGGAAGGGGGAGCCGGTTCTGCTTCGATCGATGCTAATAGTGCCGAAAACGGAGTAGAAAACCTTTTCGATAAAAATGAAAAGACTTTTTACGAGGCTACTCGGACTAGCGAAGGAGAAACATTCGATATTTTTTTTTCTTCCGTTAAACCGGTAATTCTTAGCGGATATTCCCTTACCTGTGGTAGCGGAACTCTTACTCCTCCGGCTGATTGGACATTGTCGGTTTCGGAAGATGGAGAACAATGGAAAGTAGTGGATACACAAAGTGGTCAAATTTTCAGTAAAGCATATGAGGAAAAAAGTTATGATGTTACTGTAGGTGATGCTGCTTATAATAAATTTAAATTGTCGATTTCTAAACTTCGTCTCGGTAATAAGATAACTTTATCTGAATGGGAGCTTAGAGGCACTTTGAAAAATATCCCTACGGCTCCGGTTGGCCTTAAACTGACCGAAGAAACCGACGGTCTTTTATTGCAATGGAGCGATTATTCGATTGTTAATGATGCTTATGTCGTAGAGTCTTCGACAAAGGCTGCAGAGGGTTTTGGTGAATTAGCCAAATTGAATGCAAACCAAATGAGCTATCTTGATACTAATCCTTTGGAAGAAGACGCGACTCGTTATTATCGGGTGAAAGCACTTGGAGGAGAAGCTGAGTCTGAGTACAGCGATGTGGTTTCTACTGAAATATTGGGAATCGACGGAACGGTTACCGATGATGCCGATTTCAGGAAACTGGATGAATTTCCCGGTAACAGGGTATATATTTATAATATAAACGGAAGTGTCGTTTATTCTGGATCTATGACCTATGCAAAATGGTTGCAATTTATACAGGGAGAAAGCGGATTATCCGGTATCTATTTATATCAGATTATTCTCAATTCTTCGCAAGCGCCTATGTATGGTAAAATAAAGACAATAAAATAA
- a CDS encoding RagB/SusD family nutrient uptake outer membrane protein has protein sequence MKRFKKYLIIPLTVMSLVACSDFFDTIPNDDLTLETTFKSNTLTEQFLANVYSFVPDEFNQRMGANTSGAWTGGSSEAEYVWGFVASQVLNSGGLEPAHDLCKRFWDEYYKGISRASIFIENVDKCKEMPPLTRQYRKAEARALRAMYYFNLFKIYGPVVILGDKVISPDATFGEVQLPRNSVEECIDFIEKQLKMAADDLPVVADNNSLGRITRPIALAVRTQVLLYAASPLYNGGSDVYANMKNHDGKYLFPKEKSQKKWEIARDAMRDFIKEYVPSVYDLYRIDTDGKDYQPGSGKKIDAYMSYREVVRGDNLYNPEIIFYRLYNATSIFQYDLTPFHNGAPSPGYSGGCGKSMTQEMVDLYYTKNGLRITEDQEYINGISMSRKKYTDPVVPSRVFAKVNTLNQWVEREPRFYADVTFNNSVWLKTDPEEITTTLYYNGNSGKAVGQNNYSVTGYLVRKGAPLGDWSTSGDRACILMRLAEIYLNYAEALNECGDVDEAIKYVNYIRERAGIPEYGEGTDANGFERITISKDQDELRNRIRRERTIELAFENHRYFDVRRWCVADMATGDDWVYPAYHKGGEGGEMHGLDINNDPPLFFNNIVFEKRVFNKKHYLFPIPKDELSINSMLVQNTGWEIGAN, from the coding sequence ATGAAACGATTTAAGAAATATCTGATAATACCTTTAACTGTCATGTCGCTGGTCGCCTGTAGTGATTTTTTCGATACGATTCCGAATGACGACCTTACGTTAGAGACAACATTTAAAAGTAATACGTTGACTGAACAGTTTCTTGCAAACGTATATTCATTCGTTCCCGACGAATTTAATCAACGTATGGGGGCTAATACTTCGGGGGCGTGGACCGGTGGATCGAGTGAAGCCGAATATGTGTGGGGATTTGTAGCATCTCAGGTTTTAAATAGCGGAGGACTCGAACCCGCTCATGATTTATGCAAAAGATTTTGGGATGAATATTATAAAGGAATTTCGAGAGCCAGCATATTTATAGAAAATGTGGACAAATGTAAAGAAATGCCTCCTCTTACTCGTCAGTATCGTAAAGCCGAAGCACGGGCATTAAGAGCTATGTATTATTTTAATTTATTTAAAATATATGGTCCTGTCGTTATTTTAGGAGATAAGGTAATCTCTCCCGATGCTACATTTGGCGAAGTGCAATTGCCGCGCAACAGTGTGGAGGAATGCATTGATTTTATAGAGAAACAATTGAAAATGGCTGCTGATGATCTTCCTGTTGTAGCCGATAATAATTCATTGGGACGTATTACAAGACCTATTGCTTTAGCTGTGCGTACTCAGGTTCTGTTATATGCTGCCAGCCCTTTGTATAATGGCGGTAGCGATGTGTACGCTAATATGAAAAATCACGATGGCAAGTATTTGTTTCCCAAAGAAAAAAGTCAGAAAAAATGGGAAATAGCAAGAGATGCAATGCGGGATTTTATTAAAGAATATGTTCCTTCGGTTTATGACTTGTATCGGATCGATACCGATGGCAAAGATTACCAGCCGGGATCGGGAAAGAAAATAGATGCATATATGTCGTATCGGGAAGTTGTTCGGGGAGATAATCTGTATAATCCCGAGATTATATTTTATCGATTGTATAATGCTACATCTATTTTTCAGTATGACCTGACTCCGTTTCATAACGGTGCCCCCTCTCCGGGATATAGCGGTGGTTGCGGAAAGTCGATGACGCAAGAAATGGTCGATCTTTATTATACTAAAAACGGATTACGTATAACCGAAGATCAAGAATATATTAATGGAATATCTATGTCTCGTAAAAAGTACACCGATCCGGTTGTTCCTTCACGGGTGTTTGCTAAAGTGAATACTTTGAATCAGTGGGTTGAGCGAGAACCGCGTTTTTATGCCGATGTAACCTTTAATAATTCTGTGTGGTTAAAAACAGATCCTGAAGAAATAACGACGACATTATATTATAATGGTAATTCGGGAAAAGCCGTAGGACAGAATAACTATTCAGTTACCGGTTATTTGGTACGTAAAGGAGCTCCTTTGGGAGATTGGAGTACATCTGGAGACAGGGCATGTATTCTGATGCGTTTGGCGGAGATTTACCTTAATTATGCCGAAGCGTTGAATGAATGTGGTGATGTGGATGAAGCCATCAAATATGTTAATTATATCCGGGAACGTGCAGGTATTCCTGAATATGGAGAAGGTACAGATGCCAATGGGTTTGAGCGTATAACCATATCGAAAGATCAGGATGAATTACGTAATCGCATCAGGAGGGAACGTACGATCGAGTTGGCCTTTGAAAATCATCGTTACTTCGATGTGCGTCGTTGGTGCGTTGCCGATATGGCTACAGGTGACGATTGGGTTTATCCTGCATATCACAAAGGTGGAGAAGGCGGCGAGATGCATGGTTTGGATATAAATAATGATCCGCCTTTATTCTTTAATAATATCGTATTCGAAAAACGGGTATTTAATAAAAAACATTATTTATTCCCGATTCCGAAAGATGAACTGAGTATAAATTCTATGCTTGTACAAAATACCGGTTGGGAAATCGGGGCAAATTAG
- a CDS encoding SusC/RagA family TonB-linked outer membrane protein, which produces MISKNKIRSLRQICLVIIILWLLPVAAFSANIRLSGRVTDEKGEIMIGVNIKEKGTNNNTVTSVDGTYNIVLESDRPVLVVTYLGYKTQEIQVGPKQQILDIVLEENISELNEVVVVGYGEQRKIAAVGAQSQLKVKDLKTPAGNLASSLAGRLSGVVVIQKSGEPGHDDSDIWIRGISTFTNQNQSPLILVDGVERSFSNIDPEDIESFTVLKDASATAVYGVRGANGVIIIKTKPGKPGKPSFSIDYYEGFTRFFKTVSLANGIDYMEAANEAYANSSPGGDAVKYTPEFITATKKANGFIPNDDPSRYNSYLYPSVDWMKEVFNDWGHNRRANINVRGGVPNASYYASLSYYNETGLTKTDALANYNADMSFTRYNYTTNINLKATDKTAVDIGVYGYFSEGNYPYVGTTEAFVQAMDVTPVDFPVLYPDGSVPGISTNYGMRNPYGEITQRGYKNEYRNQVNSNLRVTQDFDYWKWSKGLKAYAMIAFDVNNNQNIYNQKEANTYYLSSDVGRDPATGLWLNPYDESGNLKLVRTWEANPPTLSYSRALFGNRSFYFETALNYDRVFAKNHRVGALFLFNLKTYRDANAGDFIAAIPYKNRGISGRVTYAFLDRYFLEFNAGYNASENFSPKNRYGFFPAFGAGWAVSEEPFWKVIKPYVSFLKVRYTNGLVGSDVAGNRRFGYLTIVKSGQTGYAFGNEKKVMEGIAITDYGTDIRWSVSRKQDLGIDLKFLNDQLSFIFDFYKEHRTGIFLERAAVPGFVGLSSMPWANLGVVDNKGVEISMDYTQRLAKNVAITARANLSLNEDKIIEDDQPTQPYPWMEKRGRNVLARYGYVAEGLFTSEEEIKQHARQFGESEPGETSRIGDIKYADLNNDGAIDQNDVTKIGRGRVPNLVYGFGVDIQIGNFAIGALFQGTHGADVLLSGKSIQPFIGDGGIGNLYSNITDRWSADDPTNQNVFYPRLAWGGGDAHNVNNFKPSTWWVKDISYLRFKQLSISYNLPRKWMEKIMIKNARIYVMGSNLFTFSPFKLWDPELNTSNGGAYPNISSYSIGLNFNF; this is translated from the coding sequence ATGATTTCCAAAAATAAGATACGGAGTCTCCGGCAGATATGCCTTGTAATAATTATTTTATGGCTCTTGCCCGTTGCGGCTTTTTCAGCGAATATACGATTGTCGGGACGTGTGACCGATGAGAAGGGCGAGATTATGATCGGAGTGAATATAAAGGAAAAAGGAACGAATAACAATACGGTTACTTCTGTAGACGGAACTTATAACATTGTTCTGGAAAGTGACCGGCCGGTATTGGTGGTTACCTATTTGGGATATAAAACGCAAGAAATACAGGTAGGACCTAAACAACAAATACTTGATATCGTACTTGAAGAAAACATTTCTGAACTAAATGAAGTAGTAGTTGTCGGTTACGGAGAACAGCGAAAAATTGCAGCTGTAGGAGCTCAGTCTCAATTAAAAGTAAAAGATCTGAAGACTCCGGCGGGTAACCTTGCATCGTCGCTTGCCGGACGATTATCGGGTGTTGTCGTAATACAGAAAAGCGGTGAACCGGGGCATGACGACTCTGATATTTGGATTCGGGGTATTTCTACATTTACCAATCAGAACCAAAGTCCGCTCATATTGGTAGATGGTGTTGAACGGTCTTTTTCGAATATCGACCCTGAAGATATCGAATCGTTTACCGTATTGAAAGATGCTTCAGCTACGGCCGTTTATGGAGTACGTGGTGCAAATGGTGTGATTATAATAAAAACGAAGCCCGGAAAACCGGGGAAACCTTCGTTTTCAATTGATTATTATGAAGGATTTACGCGTTTTTTCAAAACGGTAAGTCTGGCTAATGGAATAGATTATATGGAAGCCGCTAATGAAGCGTATGCAAATAGCAGCCCCGGAGGAGATGCCGTTAAGTATACACCTGAGTTTATAACCGCTACAAAAAAAGCGAACGGTTTTATTCCTAACGATGATCCTTCGAGGTACAACAGCTATTTATATCCGTCGGTCGATTGGATGAAGGAAGTCTTTAATGATTGGGGGCATAATCGCCGGGCCAATATAAATGTAAGGGGTGGTGTGCCGAATGCTTCATATTATGCTTCTTTGTCTTATTACAATGAGACCGGATTGACTAAGACGGATGCCTTAGCAAATTATAATGCCGATATGAGTTTTACCCGGTATAATTATACGACGAATATCAATCTGAAGGCTACTGACAAAACAGCTGTCGATATTGGTGTTTACGGTTATTTTTCTGAAGGTAATTATCCTTATGTAGGTACAACAGAGGCTTTCGTGCAGGCAATGGATGTTACTCCCGTCGATTTCCCGGTTTTATATCCCGATGGTTCCGTACCGGGAATAAGTACTAATTACGGAATGCGAAATCCTTATGGTGAGATTACTCAGCGCGGATATAAAAATGAATATCGGAATCAGGTAAATTCTAATTTACGTGTAACGCAAGATTTCGATTATTGGAAATGGAGTAAAGGTCTGAAGGCATACGCTATGATTGCTTTCGATGTAAATAATAATCAGAATATATATAATCAGAAAGAGGCGAATACCTATTATCTTTCGTCTGATGTGGGCCGCGATCCTGCCACTGGATTATGGCTGAATCCTTACGATGAAAGCGGCAACTTAAAGTTGGTACGTACCTGGGAGGCCAATCCGCCAACGTTGTCATATAGTCGTGCATTATTCGGCAACCGTAGTTTTTATTTTGAAACGGCATTGAATTATGATCGTGTTTTTGCTAAGAATCATCGGGTAGGAGCGTTATTCTTATTTAATCTGAAAACATACCGTGATGCGAATGCCGGTGATTTTATCGCCGCTATACCGTATAAGAACAGAGGTATATCGGGGCGCGTAACTTATGCTTTTCTCGACAGGTATTTTTTGGAGTTCAATGCCGGTTATAACGCTTCTGAAAATTTTTCACCGAAAAACAGGTATGGCTTTTTCCCTGCCTTCGGAGCTGGCTGGGCTGTATCTGAAGAACCTTTCTGGAAAGTGATAAAACCTTATGTCTCATTTCTGAAAGTAAGATACACAAATGGTTTGGTGGGAAGTGATGTTGCCGGAAATCGTCGTTTCGGTTATCTGACAATCGTAAAATCGGGACAAACCGGATATGCTTTCGGAAATGAAAAGAAAGTGATGGAAGGTATCGCCATAACCGATTACGGTACTGATATACGCTGGTCGGTTTCGAGAAAACAGGATTTAGGTATCGATCTCAAGTTCCTGAACGATCAGTTATCTTTTATTTTCGATTTTTATAAAGAGCATCGTACGGGGATATTTCTCGAGCGTGCGGCTGTTCCCGGGTTTGTCGGATTAAGTTCGATGCCGTGGGCCAATTTGGGTGTAGTAGACAATAAAGGTGTTGAAATATCTATGGATTATACGCAACGTTTGGCTAAGAATGTCGCAATTACGGCTCGTGCTAATCTTTCTTTAAATGAAGATAAAATTATCGAAGATGATCAGCCGACACAGCCTTATCCTTGGATGGAGAAAAGAGGGCGTAATGTATTGGCGAGATACGGTTATGTTGCGGAAGGTCTTTTTACGAGTGAGGAAGAAATAAAGCAACATGCCCGTCAGTTCGGGGAGTCAGAGCCCGGAGAAACCTCGAGAATAGGGGATATAAAATATGCCGATTTGAATAATGACGGTGCCATAGATCAGAATGATGTGACCAAGATTGGGCGAGGACGCGTTCCTAATCTGGTATATGGGTTCGGAGTAGATATACAAATCGGTAATTTTGCGATTGGGGCTTTATTTCAGGGAACTCACGGTGCCGATGTCCTTTTAAGCGGTAAAAGTATACAACCTTTTATCGGTGACGGCGGTATAGGAAATCTATATTCGAATATAACCGATCGATGGTCTGCCGATGATCCTACTAATCAGAATGTTTTTTATCCTCGTTTGGCATGGGGAGGAGGTGATGCTCATAATGTGAATAATTTTAAGCCCAGTACTTGGTGGGTAAAAGATATTAGTTATTTACGTTTCAAACAACTTTCTATTTCATATAATTTACCTCGTAAATGGATGGAAAAGATTATGATAAAAAATGCTCGTATTTATGTAATGGGAAGTAATCTGTTTACTTTTTCTCCATTTAAATTGTGGGATCCCGAGTTAAATACTTCGAACGGAGGAGCATATCCTAATATCAGTAGTTATTCTATCGGATTGAACTTTAATTTCTAA